In Neofelis nebulosa isolate mNeoNeb1 chromosome 10, mNeoNeb1.pri, whole genome shotgun sequence, one DNA window encodes the following:
- the TREH gene encoding LOW QUALITY PROTEIN: trehalase (The sequence of the model RefSeq protein was modified relative to this genomic sequence to represent the inferred CDS: deleted 3 bases in 2 codons; substituted 1 base at 1 genomic stop codon): APLPNTLGSQIYCYRELPHQVQMAKLYQDDKQFVDMPLSSTPDRVLQHFRELAARHNHSIPTPLLRAFIQEHFQAAGQELQPWTPEDWKDSPRFLGKISDPKLRIRGEQLHQLWKKLGKKVKPEVLSHPEQFSLLYSEHPFVVPGGRFVKFYWDSYWVMGGEGLLLSEMPETVKGMLNFLDLVRLCGRVPNGARVYSLQRSQSPLLTLMMHSXVAHTNDTPFLRDNIGTLALELDFWTEHRNVSVSSGGKNYVLNHYSVPYGGPRPESYSRDGEVRHLGGAGTLMLCVRPRSRVCCCLVITGDREALWAELKAGAESGWDFSSRWLVKGPNPNLLSSIRTSKLVPVDLNAFLCQAEELMSDFYSRPGNDLQDTKYRNMREQRLAAMKAILWNEENGAWFDYDLENRRKNLEFYPSNLSPLWSGCFSDPGVVDKALKYLEDSQILTYQYGIPTSLRKTGQQWDFPNAWAPLQDLVIRGREAAVGHIPGPALLASRGSAPWYWGGVNRGCEGFLWLFCSHGFPLSRHLCLPPPVQGTSLPLSLQTQALGKEHVGFSRGFKMKVLRLSGLFPSLRRVRFRPMLPLGWGLRWLRVPPGAGWGLGLAKCPSPRAQEVAFQLAQNWIQTNFEVYSRKSAMYEKYDISNGGQPGGGGEYEVQEGFGWTSGVVPMLLDRYGDRLSSGTQTAFLVPQCLTTALLLSLLPQ, encoded by the exons GCACCCCTCCCCAACACTCTCGGCAGCCAGATTTACTGCTACAGGGAGCTCCCGCACCAGGTTCAGATGGCGAAGCTCTACCAGGACGACAAGCAGTTTGTGGACATGCCACTGTCCTCGACTCCAG ACCGAGTTCTGCAGCACTTCCGGGAGCTGGCCGCCCGCCACAACCACAGCATTCCCACGCCACTGCTTCGCGCCTTCATCCAGGAACACTTCCAGGCCGCGGGGCAGGAGCTGCAGCCCTGGACCCCCGAGGACTGGAAGGACAG CCCCCGGTTCCTGGGGAAGATCTCGGACCCCAAGCTACGGATCCGGGGGGAGCAGCTGCACCAGCTCTGGAAGAAACTGGGAAAGAAG GTGAAGCCAGAGGTCCTCAGCCACCCCGAGCAGTTCTCTCTGCTCTACTCAGAACACCCCTTCGTTGTGCCTGGTGGGCGCTTTGTCAAATTCTACTG GGACTCCTACTgggtgatggggggg gaggggctgctcctCTCTGAGATGCCCGAGACCGTGAAGGGCATGCTGAACTTCCTGGACCTGGTGCGACT CTGTGGACGTGTCCCCAACGGGGCCCGCGTGTACTCCCTGCAGCGGAGCCAGTCCCCCCTGCTGACTCTCATGATGCACTCCTAGGTGGCTCACACCAACGATACCCCCTTCCTGAG GGACAACATCGGGACCCTAGCTTTGGAATTGGACTTCTGGACTGAGCACAGGAACGTCTCTGTGAGCTCGGGGGGGAAGAACTACGTCCTGAATCACTATTCTGTCCCTTATGGGGGACCCAG GCCCGAGTCTTACAGCAGAGACGGGGAGGTCAGGCATCTGGGTGGGGCTGGGACCCTGATGTTGTGTGTCAGGCCCCGGTCCCGGGTCTGCTGCTGCCTCGTCATCACAGGGGACCGGGAAGCTCTGTGGGCCGAGCTCAAGGCTGGGGCCGAGTCTGGCTGGGACTTCTCCTCACGTTGGCTCGTCAAAGGCCCGAACCCCAACTTGCTGAGCAGCATCCGGACCAGCAAACTCGTGCCTGTTGATCTCAACGCCTTCCTGTGCCAGGCAGAGGAGCTGATGAGCGACTTCTACTCCAGACCGG GGAACGACCTCCAAgacacaaaatacagaaatatgcgGGAACAGCGCTTGGCTGCCATGAAAGCCATCCTGTGGAATGAGGAGAACGGTGCCTGGTTTGACTATGACCTTGAGAACAGAAGGAAGAACCTCGAGTTTTACCCATCCAACCTTAGTCCTCTCTGGTCTGGCTGTTTCTCTGACCCGGGAGTCGTGGACAAGGCTCTGAAATAtctggag GACAGCCAGATCTTGACCTACCAGTACGGGATCCCGACCTCTCTCCGGAAGACAGGCCAGCAGTGGGACTTCCCCAATGCCTGGGCCCCCTTGCAGGACCTGGTCATCAGAGGTAGGGAGGCAGCAGTGGGGCACATCCCAGGGCCTGCCCTCCTTGCATCTAGAGGGTCAGCCCCCTGGTACTGGGGAGGTGTGAACAGAGGATGTGAGGGCTTTCTCTGGCTCTTCTGTTCTCATGGCTTCCCCCTCAGCAGACATTTGTGTCTGCCCCCACCTGTCCAGGGAACCAGCCTTCCTTTGTCTCTCCAAACCCAGGCCCTGGGGAAAGAGCACGTTGGCTTTTCACGTGGTTTCAAGATGAAGGTCTTGAGGCTCTCGGGCCTCTTTCCCTCCTTGAGGAGAGTAAGGTTCAGGCCCATGCTCCCTCTGGGTTGGGGACTCAGGTGGCTCAGGGTCCcgcctggggcagggtggggtctAGGTCTGGCCAAGTGTCCTTCCCCTCGGGCCCAGGAAGTGGCTTTCCAGCTGGCTCAGAATTGGATCCAAACCAACTTTGAGGTCTACTCCAGAAAGTCAGCCATGTATGAGAAG TATGACATCAGCAACGGT GGTCAgccaggtggaggaggggagtaTGAAGTTCAG GAGGGCTTTGGCTGGACCAGTGGAGTGGTCCCGATGCTCCTGGACCGCTACGGCGACCGACTGAGCTCGGGGACCCAGACCGCTTTCCTGGTGCCCCAGTGCCTCACAACTGCCCTTCTGCTCAGCCTCCTGCCACAGTGA